One part of the Ziziphus jujuba cultivar Dongzao chromosome 2, ASM3175591v1 genome encodes these proteins:
- the LOC107418372 gene encoding M phase phosphoprotein 10, translated as MATTSEAGLEALHRLRETDPAQWLTEDSTIKQTARAASQQLFSSLRPFAPKSPFDQLLVDGFDVEQIWQQIDLQTQPLLSNLRRELKRFEKNPEEIKKLKLVGQGQDKVLEEERDGFDEDLDDFDVDDDVDEDEDEDDEEGGEERENEREEEEEEEEGNAGEGIEDKFLKIKDLEEFLETDEAKEYGLKKKGKKTEDNKQSDDGLEDEDEEEDGHAEESEDEDDEDSDENGEFGFGDDEEDETDELGNARYEDFFGGKKKKPSKKSKLIDNSEDSATDDEEGDQIFENQKQKNLSKHEKEQNKLKSEIEQMENANLGPKDWTMQGEVTAAKRPKNSALEVDLDFQHNVRPPPVITEEITESLENMIKQRIANRLFDDVQKAPTLPSKAPKEIKELDENKSNKGLAEVYEEKYVQETNPAYAPPSFTDELKTEASTLFKKLCLKLDALSHFHFSPKPVIEDMAVQVNVPALAMEEIAPVAVSDAAMLAPEEVFAGKGDVKEEAELTQADRKRRRAKKKRKFKAKAAKRKQNYGQDNTLQTYDDGKENKKLKL; from the exons ATGGCGACCACTAGCGAAGCTGGTCTAGAAGCCCTGCATCGACTCAGAGAGACAGACCCGGCTCAGTGGCTAACCGAAGATTCCACGATCAAACAAACGGCTCGCGCCGCTTCGCAGCAGCTTTTCTCCTCCCTCAGGCCATTCGCGCCCAAATCGCCTTTCGATCAGCTCTTGGTCGATGGTTTCGACGTTGAGCAAATATGGCAGCAAATCGACCTCCAAACCCAGCCTTTGTTGTCGAACCTCCGTCGGGAATTGAAGCGGTTTGAGAAGAACCCAGAAGAAATTAAGAAGCTTAAGCTGGTTGGACAAGGCCAAGATAAGGTtttggaagaagaaagagacGGTTTCGATGAAGATTTGGACGATTTTGATGTggatgatgatgttgatgaaGATGAGGATGAGGACGATGAAGAAGGTggtgaagagagagagaatgagcgtgaagaagaggaagaggaagaggaaggcAATGCTGGTGAAGGGATAGAGGATAAGTTTCTGAAAATAAAGGATTTAGAGGAGTTTTTGGAGACTGATGAGGCAAAGGAGTACGGCTTAAAGAAGAAAGGTAAGAAGACGGAGGACAACAAGCAAAGCGATGATGGATTGGAGGATGAGGATGAAGAGGAAGATGGGCATGCTGAAGAATCTGAAGATGAAGACGATGAGGACAGTGATGAG AATGGAGAGTTTGGGTTTGGCGATGATGAAGAGGACGAAACAGACGAGTTGGGAAATGCAAG ATATGAAGACTTCTTTggtggtaaaaagaaaaaaccatctaaaaaatccaaattaatcGATAATTCAGAAGATTCTGCCACAGATGATGAAGAAGGCGaccaaatatttgaaaatcag aaGCAAAAGAACCTTTCTAAACATGAAAAGGAGCAAAATAAGCTTAAATCTGAAATAGAGCAGATGGAAAACGCAAACTTGGGTCCAAAAGATTGGACCATGCAGGGAGAG GTAACTGCtgcaaaaaggccaaaaaatagTGCATTAGAAGTTGATCTAGATTTTCAGCATAATGTGAGACCTCCTCCTGTGATCACAGAGGAGATTACAGAATCACTTGAAAATATGATCAAGCAAAGGATTGCCAAT AGACTATTTGATGATGTTCAAAAGGCTCCTACTCTGCCCTCTAAAGCTCCCAAAGAAATTAAAGAGTTG gATGAGAATAAGAGCAACAAAGGCCTGGCCGAAGTTTATGAG gAAAAGTATGTTCAGGAGACTAATCCAGCTTATGCCCCACCATCATTTACTGATGAGCTGAAGACAGAG GCAAGCACGCTGTTCAAGAAACTTTGCTTGAAGTTGGATGCTCTATCTCATTTTCACTTCTCTCCAAAACCT GTTATAGAGGATATGGCTGTACAAGTAAATGTTCCTGCTCTAGCCATGGAAGAG ATTGCACCCGTGGCTGTATCAGATGCAGCAATGCTAGCTCCTGAGGAAGTGTTTGCTGGAAAAGGTGATGTTAAAGAAGAAGCTGAACTTACACAGGCAGATAGAAAGAGGAGGAGAgctaagaagaagaggaaatttAAAG CTAAAGCAGCAAAAAGGAAGCAAAACTATGGCCAAGATAACACATTGCAAACCTATGATGATG GCAAGGAAAACAAGAAGCTAAAACTTTAA
- the LOC125422292 gene encoding uncharacterized protein LOC125422292 isoform X1 encodes MINGEGTDRVASEATSSLLDRHDSLDHKSDDGDAASSRYSSFGESEFERYCSANSVMGTPSMCSTITVYNDCGESEFGSMKSLVGFGDDNSGLENFSLGGRIERNRDEIRVLSDKRIEFGKGSSSSGSGNIRDEKSVNFGGSSGFELYGNDELGFSSEVNHGELGVNELFSWKVDSELSQRTGVSEFNDDVGGDSGEDDEEGSVGSRGLEGAEVVGNSIVEQNSTQGTKNPDGFGNGSQSGPTEDRNCLDGLEPESELQCVVNELEREEDGTSSRNEHSEGEDSVYNYGTDNEGKIGYDYGRNVSYGREAKAKNENPLLYNSSVAFGSEDWDDFELETGNALLSSSNMSAFRNQKGKAVETERQLLSSAPVTSVGFPTSYQIEQVKKSTDLPRASTQVQVDSESAEIVNHTVGATGFPNSGEPEEVENVRDIAVASWQVQATDDLVEFTKSSFTTQSGYSNVHEPDQADKREIPFNNNQVQAVDELVGCPKNRSVGNVFKIEQGPLAETFAEKIGTNIIDNATPKAHQSMNTEEVIKVDDYQALENRELGKLEVKLDPFADISSNRLSSQSTMSPRNIEEKFNDDCKPKAKPSAFEDSPGKKPPVSSDHARGHPQPVKTENFELNEFYDEVVNEMEEILLDSSESPGARFPQGNRILQPQLSVPLRDGGSTASISGADDAYSFIQNPVRIDGIEVVGARQKKGDVSLSERLVGVKEYTVYRIRVWSGKDQWEIERRYRDFFTLYRRLKTLFADHGWDLPSPWASVEKESRKIFGNASPDVIAERSLLIQECLRSILHSRFFSTSQSALIWFLSPQDSIPSSPVTYTMGPQSITRGGGENSSPLGKTISLIVEIQPYKSIKQMLEAQHYTCAGCHKHFDDGKTLIRDFAQTLGWGKPRFCEYTGQLFCSSCHTNDTAVLPARVLHSWDFTQYPVSQLAKSYLDSIHEQPMLCVSAVNPFLFSKVPALLHVMGVRKKIGTIVPYVRCPFRRSIIKGLGSRRYLLESNDFFALRDLIDLSKGAFAVLPVMVETVLKKILEHITEQCLICCDVGVACGARQDCNDPSSLIFPFQQEGEVERCPSCGSVFHKLCFSKLTNCPCGAYLRIDEALRLTKKVSRGTSGEVSGALDFLGRSGSGVSVGFLSRLFTKTKSEELREQKNGDNIILMGSLPSTSL; translated from the exons ATGATCAATGGAGAGGGGACTGATAGGGTCGCCTCCGAAGCCACCTCCTCTCTCCTCGATCGACACGATTCGTTGGATCACAAATCGGACGATGGCGATGCGGCGTCATCTCGGTACTCTTCGTTCGGAGAATCGGAGTTCGAGCGGTACTGTAGCGCCAACTCGGTTATGGGAACGCCGAGCATGTGTAGTACAATCACGGTTTATAACGACTGTGGGGAATCTGAATTCGGGTCCATGAAGAGTTTGGTGGGGTTTGGGGATGATAATAGTGGTTTGGAGAACTTCAGTTTGGGAGGGAGGATAGAAAGGAATCGTGACGAAATTAGAGTTTTGAGTGATAAAAGAATCGAATTCGGTAAAGGAAGTAGTAGTAGTGGTAGTGGTAATATTCGTGATGAAAAGAGTGTGAATTTTGGTGGGTCTAGTGGGTTTGAATTGTATGGTAATGATGAGCTTGGTTTTTCAAGTGAGGTTAATCATGGAGAGCTCGGTGTAAATGAATTGTTTTCTTGGAAGGTTGACAGTGAGTTGTCTCAGAGAACTGGGGTCTCAGAGTTCAACGATGATGTTGGAGGCGATAGCGgcgaagatgatgaagaaggtTCTGTAGGATCCAGAGGGCTTGAAGGTGCTGAAGTAGTAGGAAATAGTATTGTTGAACAAAATTCTACTCAAGGGACTAAGAATCCAGATGGGTTTGGAAATGGTTCCCAATCTGGACCAACGGAGGATAGGAATTGCCTTGATGGGTTGGAACCAGAATCTGAGTTGCAATGTGTTGTAAACGAGTTGGAGAGGGAAGAAGATGGAACTTCATCTAGAAATGAGCATTCAGAGGGTGAGGATTCGGTGTACAACTATGGTACAGATAATGAGGGTAAAATTGGGTATGATTATGGTAGGAATGTAAGCTATGGACGAGAAGCTAAAGCAAAGAATGAAAATCCATTGCTTTATAACTCATCTGTAGCCTTTGGTTCAGAAGATTGGGATGATTTTGAGCTAGAAACCGGAAATGCTTTACTTTCATCTTCTAATATGAGTGCTTTCAGGAACCAGAAAGGAAAAGCTGTTGAAACTGAAAGGCAGCTTTTAAGTTCTGCTCCTGTAACCTCAGTTGGGTTTCCAACTAGTTATCAAATTGAGCAAGTTAAAAAATCGACAGATTTGCCTAGGGCCAGTACTCAAGTTCAAGTTGATTCTGAATCAGCAGAAATTGTAAACCATACTGTTGGAGCAACTGGTTTTCCAAATTCTGGTGAACCAGAGGAAGTGGAAAATGTGAGGGACATTGCTGTCGCCAGTTGGCAAGTACAAGCTACTGATGATTTGGTCGAGTTTACCAAAAGCTCTTTTACAACCCAATCTGGTTATTCAAATGTTCATGAACCAGATCAAGCTGACAAAAGGGAAATTCCTTTTAACAACAATCAAGTTCAAGCTGTTGATGAATTGGTAGGCTGTCCTAAAAATCGTTCTGTTGGCAATGTTTTCAAAATAGAGCAGGGTCCACTAGCAGAAACGTTTGCTGAAAAAATAGGTACGAACATCATAGATAATGCCACGCCAAAAGCGCATCAAAGTATGAATACTGAGGAGGTCATTAAGGTTGATGATTATCAAGCTTTGGAGAATCGAGAGCTGGGCAAATTAGAAGTAAAGTTGGACCCATTTGCTGACATATCAAGTAACAGACTTAGCTCGCAATCAACTATGTCTCCTAGAAATATCGAAGAAAAATTTAATGACGACTGCAAGCCAAAGGCTAAACCATCAGCTTTTGAAGATAGTCCAGGGAAGAAGCCTCCTGTTTCATCAGATCACGCTAGAGGTCATCCACAACCGGTTAAG ACAGAAAATTTTGAGCTAAATGAATTCTATGATGAGGTAGTTAATGAAATGGAAGAAATTTTACTTGACTCCAGTGAGTCTCCTGGAGCAAGGTTCCCTCAGGGTAACAGGATATTACAGCCACAGCTATCTGTACCATTAAGAGATGGTGGATCCACTGCTTCTATATCGGGTGCTGATGATGCTTATTCATTTATTCAGAACCCAGTGAGAATTGATGGGATTGAGGTGGTAGGGGCAAGGCAGAAGAAGGGAGATGTCTCATTAAGTGAAAGGCTAGTTGGAGTGAAGGAATACACTGTGTACAGAATTAGAGTATGGAGCGGCAAGGATCAATGGGAGATTGAACGCCGATACCGTGATTTCTTTACTCTCTATCGTCGGCTTAAAACGTTATTTGCAGACCATGGTTGGGATCTTCCTTCTCCATGGGCCTCTGTGGAAAAAGAATCTAGAAAGATTTTTGGGAATGCATCTCCTGATGTTATTGCTGAAAGGAGTCTTCTCATTCAAGAGTGTCTACGCTCGATTCTCCATTCCAGATTCTTTTCCACTTCACAGAGTGCATTGATATGGTTTTTATCTCCTCAAGATTCAATTCCCAGTTCACCTGTGACATATACAATGGGGCCTCAGTCTATTACTAGAGGAGGTGGAGAAAACAGTTCTCCTTTGGGGAAGACCATATCACTTATCGTTGAAATTCAACCGTACAAGTCGATAAAGCAAATGCTAGAAGCTCAACATTATACTTGTGCTGGATGCCACAAGCATTTTGATGATGGAAAGACTCTTATACGAGACTTTGCACAGACATTGGGATGGGGAAAGCCTCGCTTTTGTGAATACACGGGTCAATTATTTTGCTCATCATGCCATACAAATGATACTGCAGTCTTACCAGCAAGAGTATTGCACAGTTGGGATTTTACTCAATATCCAGTATCCCAGTTGGCTAAATCATATCTGGATTCCATACACGAGCAG CCCATGCTTTGTGTCAGTGCAGTAAATCCATTCCTTTTTTCGAAGGTCCCAGCATTGCTTCATGTTATGGGTGTCAGGAAAAAAATAGGAACCATAGTTCCATATGTTCGGTGCCCATTTCGAAGGTCTATCATCAAAGGACTTGGGTCTCGAAGATATCTTCTTGAAAGCAATGATTTTTTTGCACTTAGAGACCTCATTGATCTTTCAAAAGGGGCCTTTGCTG TGCTACCTGTGATGGTGGAAACTGTCTTGAAGAAAATCCTGGAGCATATAACTGAGCAATGCCTCATATGCTGTGATGTTGGAGTTGCATGCGGTGCTCGACAAGATTGCAATGATCCATCTTCTCTCATTTTTCCTTTCCAG CAGGAAGGTGAGGTTGAAAGGTGTCCCTCTTGTGGATCGGTATTCCACAAACTTTGCTTCAGCAAGCTTACAAACTGCCCTTGCGGGGCTTACCTCAGGATCGATGAGGCACTGAGGCTCACTAAGAAAGTAAGTCGTGGGACCAGTGGTGAGGTATCTGGAGCTTTAGACTTTTTAGGACGATCAGGCTCTGGGGTGAGTGTAGGATTTCTCTCTAGATTGTTTACTAAGACAAAGTCAGAGGAGCTAAGAGAGCAAAAAAATGGTGATAATATCATCTTAATGGGTTCTTTGCCAAGTACTTCATTATGA
- the LOC125422292 gene encoding uncharacterized protein LOC125422292 isoform X2 produces MINGEGTDRVASEATSSLLDRHDSLDHKSDDGDAASSRYSSFGESEFERYCSANSVMGTPSMCSTITVYNDCGESEFGSMKSLVGFGDDNSGLENFSLGGRIERNRDEIRVLSDKRIEFGKGSSSSGSGNIRDEKSVNFGGSSGFELYGNDELGFSSEVNHGELGVNELFSWKVDSELSQRTGVSEFNDDVGGDSGEDDEEGSVGSRGLEGAEVVGNSIVEQNSTQGTKNPDGFGNGSQSGPTEDRNCLDGLEPESELQCVVNELEREEDGTSSRNEHSEGEDSVYNYGTDNEGKIGYDYGRNVSYGREAKAKNENPLLYNSSVAFGSEDWDDFELETGNALLSSSNMSAFRNQKGKAVETERQLLSSAPVTSVGFPTSYQIEQVKKSTDLPRASTQVQVDSESAEIVNHTVGATGFPNSGEPEEVENVRDIAVASWQVQATDDLVEFTKSSFTTQSGYSNVHEPDQADKREIPFNNNQVQAVDELVGCPKNRSVGNVFKIEQGPLAETFAEKIGTNIIDNATPKAHQSMNTEEVIKVDDYQALENRELGKLEVKLDPFADISSNRLSSQSTMSPRNIEEKFNDDCKPKAKPSAFEDSPGKKPPVSSDHARGHPQPVKTENFELNEFYDEVVNEMEEILLDSSESPGARFPQGNRILQPQLSVPLRDGGSTASISGADDAYSFIQNPVRIDGIEVVGARQKKGDVSLSERLVGVKEYTVYRIRVWSGKDQWEIERRYRDFFTLYRRLKTLFADHGWDLPSPWASVEKESRKIFGNASPDVIAERSLLIQECLRSILHSRFFSTSQSALIWFLSPQDSIPSSPVTYTMGPQSITRGGGENSSPLGKTISLIVEIQPYKSIKQMLEAQHYTCAGCHKHFDDGKTLIRDFAQTLGWGKPRFCEYTGQLFCSSCHTNDTAVLPARVLHSWDFTQYPVSQLAKSYLDSIHEQPMLCVSAVNPFLFSKVPALLHVMGVRKKIGTIVPYVRCPFRRSIIKGLGSRRYLLESNDFFALRDLIDLSKGAFAVLPVMVETVLKKILEHITEQCLICCDVGVACGARQDCNDPSSLIFPFQEGEVERCPSCGSVFHKLCFSKLTNCPCGAYLRIDEALRLTKKVSRGTSGEVSGALDFLGRSGSGVSVGFLSRLFTKTKSEELREQKNGDNIILMGSLPSTSL; encoded by the exons ATGATCAATGGAGAGGGGACTGATAGGGTCGCCTCCGAAGCCACCTCCTCTCTCCTCGATCGACACGATTCGTTGGATCACAAATCGGACGATGGCGATGCGGCGTCATCTCGGTACTCTTCGTTCGGAGAATCGGAGTTCGAGCGGTACTGTAGCGCCAACTCGGTTATGGGAACGCCGAGCATGTGTAGTACAATCACGGTTTATAACGACTGTGGGGAATCTGAATTCGGGTCCATGAAGAGTTTGGTGGGGTTTGGGGATGATAATAGTGGTTTGGAGAACTTCAGTTTGGGAGGGAGGATAGAAAGGAATCGTGACGAAATTAGAGTTTTGAGTGATAAAAGAATCGAATTCGGTAAAGGAAGTAGTAGTAGTGGTAGTGGTAATATTCGTGATGAAAAGAGTGTGAATTTTGGTGGGTCTAGTGGGTTTGAATTGTATGGTAATGATGAGCTTGGTTTTTCAAGTGAGGTTAATCATGGAGAGCTCGGTGTAAATGAATTGTTTTCTTGGAAGGTTGACAGTGAGTTGTCTCAGAGAACTGGGGTCTCAGAGTTCAACGATGATGTTGGAGGCGATAGCGgcgaagatgatgaagaaggtTCTGTAGGATCCAGAGGGCTTGAAGGTGCTGAAGTAGTAGGAAATAGTATTGTTGAACAAAATTCTACTCAAGGGACTAAGAATCCAGATGGGTTTGGAAATGGTTCCCAATCTGGACCAACGGAGGATAGGAATTGCCTTGATGGGTTGGAACCAGAATCTGAGTTGCAATGTGTTGTAAACGAGTTGGAGAGGGAAGAAGATGGAACTTCATCTAGAAATGAGCATTCAGAGGGTGAGGATTCGGTGTACAACTATGGTACAGATAATGAGGGTAAAATTGGGTATGATTATGGTAGGAATGTAAGCTATGGACGAGAAGCTAAAGCAAAGAATGAAAATCCATTGCTTTATAACTCATCTGTAGCCTTTGGTTCAGAAGATTGGGATGATTTTGAGCTAGAAACCGGAAATGCTTTACTTTCATCTTCTAATATGAGTGCTTTCAGGAACCAGAAAGGAAAAGCTGTTGAAACTGAAAGGCAGCTTTTAAGTTCTGCTCCTGTAACCTCAGTTGGGTTTCCAACTAGTTATCAAATTGAGCAAGTTAAAAAATCGACAGATTTGCCTAGGGCCAGTACTCAAGTTCAAGTTGATTCTGAATCAGCAGAAATTGTAAACCATACTGTTGGAGCAACTGGTTTTCCAAATTCTGGTGAACCAGAGGAAGTGGAAAATGTGAGGGACATTGCTGTCGCCAGTTGGCAAGTACAAGCTACTGATGATTTGGTCGAGTTTACCAAAAGCTCTTTTACAACCCAATCTGGTTATTCAAATGTTCATGAACCAGATCAAGCTGACAAAAGGGAAATTCCTTTTAACAACAATCAAGTTCAAGCTGTTGATGAATTGGTAGGCTGTCCTAAAAATCGTTCTGTTGGCAATGTTTTCAAAATAGAGCAGGGTCCACTAGCAGAAACGTTTGCTGAAAAAATAGGTACGAACATCATAGATAATGCCACGCCAAAAGCGCATCAAAGTATGAATACTGAGGAGGTCATTAAGGTTGATGATTATCAAGCTTTGGAGAATCGAGAGCTGGGCAAATTAGAAGTAAAGTTGGACCCATTTGCTGACATATCAAGTAACAGACTTAGCTCGCAATCAACTATGTCTCCTAGAAATATCGAAGAAAAATTTAATGACGACTGCAAGCCAAAGGCTAAACCATCAGCTTTTGAAGATAGTCCAGGGAAGAAGCCTCCTGTTTCATCAGATCACGCTAGAGGTCATCCACAACCGGTTAAG ACAGAAAATTTTGAGCTAAATGAATTCTATGATGAGGTAGTTAATGAAATGGAAGAAATTTTACTTGACTCCAGTGAGTCTCCTGGAGCAAGGTTCCCTCAGGGTAACAGGATATTACAGCCACAGCTATCTGTACCATTAAGAGATGGTGGATCCACTGCTTCTATATCGGGTGCTGATGATGCTTATTCATTTATTCAGAACCCAGTGAGAATTGATGGGATTGAGGTGGTAGGGGCAAGGCAGAAGAAGGGAGATGTCTCATTAAGTGAAAGGCTAGTTGGAGTGAAGGAATACACTGTGTACAGAATTAGAGTATGGAGCGGCAAGGATCAATGGGAGATTGAACGCCGATACCGTGATTTCTTTACTCTCTATCGTCGGCTTAAAACGTTATTTGCAGACCATGGTTGGGATCTTCCTTCTCCATGGGCCTCTGTGGAAAAAGAATCTAGAAAGATTTTTGGGAATGCATCTCCTGATGTTATTGCTGAAAGGAGTCTTCTCATTCAAGAGTGTCTACGCTCGATTCTCCATTCCAGATTCTTTTCCACTTCACAGAGTGCATTGATATGGTTTTTATCTCCTCAAGATTCAATTCCCAGTTCACCTGTGACATATACAATGGGGCCTCAGTCTATTACTAGAGGAGGTGGAGAAAACAGTTCTCCTTTGGGGAAGACCATATCACTTATCGTTGAAATTCAACCGTACAAGTCGATAAAGCAAATGCTAGAAGCTCAACATTATACTTGTGCTGGATGCCACAAGCATTTTGATGATGGAAAGACTCTTATACGAGACTTTGCACAGACATTGGGATGGGGAAAGCCTCGCTTTTGTGAATACACGGGTCAATTATTTTGCTCATCATGCCATACAAATGATACTGCAGTCTTACCAGCAAGAGTATTGCACAGTTGGGATTTTACTCAATATCCAGTATCCCAGTTGGCTAAATCATATCTGGATTCCATACACGAGCAG CCCATGCTTTGTGTCAGTGCAGTAAATCCATTCCTTTTTTCGAAGGTCCCAGCATTGCTTCATGTTATGGGTGTCAGGAAAAAAATAGGAACCATAGTTCCATATGTTCGGTGCCCATTTCGAAGGTCTATCATCAAAGGACTTGGGTCTCGAAGATATCTTCTTGAAAGCAATGATTTTTTTGCACTTAGAGACCTCATTGATCTTTCAAAAGGGGCCTTTGCTG TGCTACCTGTGATGGTGGAAACTGTCTTGAAGAAAATCCTGGAGCATATAACTGAGCAATGCCTCATATGCTGTGATGTTGGAGTTGCATGCGGTGCTCGACAAGATTGCAATGATCCATCTTCTCTCATTTTTCCTTTCCAG GAAGGTGAGGTTGAAAGGTGTCCCTCTTGTGGATCGGTATTCCACAAACTTTGCTTCAGCAAGCTTACAAACTGCCCTTGCGGGGCTTACCTCAGGATCGATGAGGCACTGAGGCTCACTAAGAAAGTAAGTCGTGGGACCAGTGGTGAGGTATCTGGAGCTTTAGACTTTTTAGGACGATCAGGCTCTGGGGTGAGTGTAGGATTTCTCTCTAGATTGTTTACTAAGACAAAGTCAGAGGAGCTAAGAGAGCAAAAAAATGGTGATAATATCATCTTAATGGGTTCTTTGCCAAGTACTTCATTATGA
- the LOC107408297 gene encoding uncharacterized protein LOC107408297 isoform X2 encodes MTGDTTASSYWLNWRVLVCGIWVLISMTLALVLVLKFEGFRKSKRDGREIQRDMPGVLYEDETWRPCLKEIHPAWLLAFRVIAFVVLLILLIVTAFVDGGSIFYFYTQWTFTLVTVYFGLGSLLSMRGCYLHHKKASGDKVDNVEVDTEQGSYVTPVHGEIPDTSNTEKSLGINVVEHHARQPAGFWGYVFQIIFQMNAGAVILTDCVFWFIIVPFLTIKDYNLNFLIINMHTINAVFLIGETALNCLRFPWFRIGYFFLWTVIYVIFQWIIHTCVKLWWPYPFLDLSSPYAPLWYLSVALLHIPCYGIFILMMKLKHHLFSTWYPLSYQCVR; translated from the exons ATGACCGGAGATACAACAGCCTCTAGTTACTGGTTGAACTGGAGGGTCTTGGTTTGTGGCATATGGGTCTTAATCTCAATGACGCTGGCATTAGTTTTGGTATTGAAATTTGAAGGTTTCCGGAAATCAAAACGCGATGGCCGAGAAATCCAGAGAGATATGCCAGGAGTTTTGTATGAGGATGAAACTTGGAGACCATGTTTGAAAGAAATCCACCCAGCTTGGCTTCTAGCTTTCAGGGTGATTGCTTTTGTGGTGCTTTTGATCCTGCTCATCGTCACAGCTTTTGTGGATGGAGGCAGCATATTTTACTTCTACACACA GTGGACTTTTACATTAGTTACCGTCTATTTTGGG CTTGGGTCGTTGCTTTCAATGCGTGGATGTTACCTACATCATAAGAAAGCTTCTGGTGATAAGGTTGATAATGTAGAGGTAGATACAGAGCAAGGCTCCTATGTGACTCCCGTTCATGGAGAAATTCCTGATACCTCCAACACTGAAAAGAGCTTAGGTATCAATGTAGTAGAACATCATGCTCGCCAACCTGCAGGCTTTTGGGGTTATGTCTTCCAAATAATTTTCCAG ATGAATGCAGGTGCTGTTATCCTCACAGACTGTGTCTTTTGGTTCATTATTGTTCCATTTCTTACCATCAAAGATTACAACTTAAATTTT CTGATTATAAATATGCACACAATCAATGCTGTTTTCTTGATTGGTGAAACTGCTTTAAATTGCTTG cGATTTCCTTGGTTTCGGATTGGATATTTCTTCCTGTGGACCGTCATTTACGTAATTTTCCAGTGGATAATTCACACCTGTGTGAAACTCTG GTGGCCATATCCATTTCTTGACTTGTCATCACCATATGCTCCATTATG GTACTTATCTGTGGCTCTGTTGCATATTCCATGCTATGGCATTTTCATTCTGATGATGAAGCTGAAACACCACCTTTTCTCGACATGGTATCCTCTCTCTTATCAATGTGTGAGGTAG
- the LOC107408297 gene encoding uncharacterized protein LOC107408297 isoform X1 — MLFSINMKGSPKNSWLPIMTGDTTASSYWLNWRVLVCGIWVLISMTLALVLVLKFEGFRKSKRDGREIQRDMPGVLYEDETWRPCLKEIHPAWLLAFRVIAFVVLLILLIVTAFVDGGSIFYFYTQWTFTLVTVYFGLGSLLSMRGCYLHHKKASGDKVDNVEVDTEQGSYVTPVHGEIPDTSNTEKSLGINVVEHHARQPAGFWGYVFQIIFQMNAGAVILTDCVFWFIIVPFLTIKDYNLNFLIINMHTINAVFLIGETALNCLRFPWFRIGYFFLWTVIYVIFQWIIHTCVKLWWPYPFLDLSSPYAPLWYLSVALLHIPCYGIFILMMKLKHHLFSTWYPLSYQCVR; from the exons GATCACCAAAAAATTCTTGGTTGCCAATCATGACCGGAGATACAACAGCCTCTAGTTACTGGTTGAACTGGAGGGTCTTGGTTTGTGGCATATGGGTCTTAATCTCAATGACGCTGGCATTAGTTTTGGTATTGAAATTTGAAGGTTTCCGGAAATCAAAACGCGATGGCCGAGAAATCCAGAGAGATATGCCAGGAGTTTTGTATGAGGATGAAACTTGGAGACCATGTTTGAAAGAAATCCACCCAGCTTGGCTTCTAGCTTTCAGGGTGATTGCTTTTGTGGTGCTTTTGATCCTGCTCATCGTCACAGCTTTTGTGGATGGAGGCAGCATATTTTACTTCTACACACA GTGGACTTTTACATTAGTTACCGTCTATTTTGGG CTTGGGTCGTTGCTTTCAATGCGTGGATGTTACCTACATCATAAGAAAGCTTCTGGTGATAAGGTTGATAATGTAGAGGTAGATACAGAGCAAGGCTCCTATGTGACTCCCGTTCATGGAGAAATTCCTGATACCTCCAACACTGAAAAGAGCTTAGGTATCAATGTAGTAGAACATCATGCTCGCCAACCTGCAGGCTTTTGGGGTTATGTCTTCCAAATAATTTTCCAG ATGAATGCAGGTGCTGTTATCCTCACAGACTGTGTCTTTTGGTTCATTATTGTTCCATTTCTTACCATCAAAGATTACAACTTAAATTTT CTGATTATAAATATGCACACAATCAATGCTGTTTTCTTGATTGGTGAAACTGCTTTAAATTGCTTG cGATTTCCTTGGTTTCGGATTGGATATTTCTTCCTGTGGACCGTCATTTACGTAATTTTCCAGTGGATAATTCACACCTGTGTGAAACTCTG GTGGCCATATCCATTTCTTGACTTGTCATCACCATATGCTCCATTATG GTACTTATCTGTGGCTCTGTTGCATATTCCATGCTATGGCATTTTCATTCTGATGATGAAGCTGAAACACCACCTTTTCTCGACATGGTATCCTCTCTCTTATCAATGTGTGAGGTAG